In Frondihabitans sp. PAMC 28766, a genomic segment contains:
- a CDS encoding DUF4190 domain-containing protein, which translates to MTGPQSNDPSLARFRRGEGTRVGPPGPPPPVAAYAGPVGIPVGPPPGAVDSGTAAPTAPRSWAPEGQPISVRELPSQVTAQDPGDPSFAPPPPTFGELVDPAEAQWAPAQPGDEQSWLPVDGDPGRTTGIVSIVVGFFVGIVGVFIGIASLRQSRRVGLAGALGTAGIVVSMLNIVIGGAVGISWVRYEVSLSQQCALVGPGQYLTQSGDQVGCP; encoded by the coding sequence ATGACCGGCCCCCAGTCGAACGATCCCTCCCTCGCCCGCTTCCGGCGCGGCGAGGGCACGCGCGTCGGCCCACCCGGCCCGCCGCCGCCCGTCGCGGCGTACGCCGGCCCTGTCGGCATCCCGGTCGGTCCTCCGCCTGGCGCCGTCGACTCCGGCACCGCGGCGCCCACCGCGCCGCGCTCGTGGGCACCCGAAGGCCAGCCGATCTCGGTCCGCGAGCTGCCCTCGCAGGTCACGGCGCAGGATCCTGGGGACCCCTCGTTCGCGCCCCCGCCACCGACCTTCGGCGAGCTCGTCGACCCGGCCGAGGCGCAGTGGGCCCCGGCCCAGCCGGGCGACGAGCAGTCGTGGCTGCCGGTCGACGGCGACCCCGGCCGCACGACCGGGATCGTGTCGATCGTCGTGGGCTTCTTCGTCGGCATCGTCGGTGTCTTCATCGGCATCGCGTCGCTGCGCCAGTCGCGGCGTGTCGGCCTCGCCGGCGCTCTCGGCACGGCCGGCATCGTCGTGTCGATGCTCAACATCGTGATCGGCGGCGCCGTCGGCATCTCGTGGGTGCGCTACGAGGTGTCGCTGTCGCAGCAGTGTGCCCTCGTCGGCCCCGGGCAGTACCTCACCCAGTCGGGCGATCAGGTCGGCTGCCCGTAG
- a CDS encoding DNA-3-methyladenine glycosylase: MSLTAVLPGATGPASPSVSTVYRPQSPVHLHQTVRPLSRGSGDPCFRVVGESVWLGVRTPQGAGTLRLTPGSASVEATAWGDGAEWLIEHVPELLGHGDDWSTLDVTGNAFLADASRRLPGLRLTRTNLVVQMLIPAVLEQKVTSTEAWRAWRQLVRAQGTAAPGPAPVGLMVAPDAATWARIPSWEWHRAGVGPQRSATVMRVCAVAAGLERTLGLGRGGGEVQKRLRSVVGVGVWTAAETSQRAHGDPDSPSVGDYHLPALVGWALIGRPVDDDGMLELLEPYRGNRERVMRLIGGSGFRKPRFGPRMTIQDHRFH, translated from the coding sequence ATGTCTCTCACGGCGGTGCTCCCCGGTGCGACCGGCCCCGCGTCGCCGTCGGTGTCGACCGTGTACCGGCCGCAGTCGCCGGTGCACCTCCATCAGACCGTGCGGCCGCTCAGCCGGGGCAGCGGCGACCCGTGCTTCCGGGTCGTCGGCGAGTCCGTGTGGCTCGGGGTGCGCACGCCTCAGGGCGCCGGCACGCTGCGGCTCACGCCGGGCAGCGCCTCGGTCGAGGCGACGGCGTGGGGCGACGGCGCCGAGTGGCTGATCGAGCACGTGCCCGAGCTGCTCGGGCACGGCGACGACTGGTCGACGCTCGACGTCACGGGCAACGCCTTCTTGGCCGACGCCTCCCGTCGGCTGCCCGGGCTGCGCCTCACGCGCACGAACCTGGTGGTGCAGATGCTCATCCCCGCCGTGCTCGAGCAGAAGGTGACGAGCACCGAGGCGTGGCGCGCCTGGCGCCAGCTCGTGCGTGCGCAGGGCACCGCGGCTCCCGGCCCTGCCCCGGTCGGGCTCATGGTCGCCCCCGACGCGGCGACGTGGGCCCGGATCCCGAGCTGGGAGTGGCACCGCGCCGGCGTCGGCCCTCAGCGCTCGGCCACCGTCATGCGCGTGTGCGCGGTGGCAGCGGGCCTCGAGCGCACCCTCGGCCTCGGCCGCGGCGGCGGCGAGGTGCAGAAGCGCCTCCGGTCGGTCGTGGGGGTCGGCGTGTGGACGGCGGCCGAGACCAGCCAGCGAGCCCACGGCGATCCTGACTCCCCCAGCGTCGGCGACTACCACCTGCCCGCCCTCGTCGGCTGGGCCCTGATCGGCCGGCCGGTCGACGACGACGGCATGCTCGAGCTGCTCGAGCCCTATCGCGGCAACCGCGAGCGCGTGATGCGCCTCATCGGTGGCAGCGGCTTTCGCAAGCCTCGGTTCGGGCCGCGCATGACGATCCAGGATCACCGCTTCCACTGA
- a CDS encoding GntR family transcriptional regulator encodes MTPVPAGTGILASGELLSETVKRRILGALFAGTLTPGERLHDEQLTAWLGVSRTPVRTALEQLTEVGLVEMRPNCFTRVASPTLASHRATLDVYGALHGAVARSAVPELEPGDIVNITAASDRAVTQVGRQAQTAWSLPSLEAMGAVTAFLSRRCANPVLLAAADEIDLRLAFSFLALEIPVDRVAVGRCSRGAVAAAEQRDPELFVETMHDFLSSCESGVVRAD; translated from the coding sequence GTGACGCCCGTGCCGGCGGGCACAGGCATCCTGGCGTCGGGCGAGCTGCTCAGCGAGACCGTCAAGCGTCGCATCCTGGGGGCGCTCTTCGCCGGCACCCTCACGCCGGGCGAACGGCTTCACGACGAGCAGCTCACCGCCTGGCTCGGCGTCTCGCGCACACCCGTGCGCACCGCCCTCGAACAGCTCACCGAGGTCGGCCTCGTCGAGATGCGGCCCAACTGCTTCACCCGAGTCGCGAGCCCGACGCTCGCCTCGCACCGAGCGACCCTCGACGTGTACGGCGCTCTGCACGGCGCGGTGGCCCGAAGCGCGGTGCCCGAGCTCGAGCCCGGCGACATCGTGAACATCACCGCTGCAAGCGATCGGGCCGTGACGCAGGTCGGGCGTCAGGCGCAGACGGCATGGTCTCTGCCGTCGCTCGAGGCCATGGGCGCAGTCACCGCCTTCCTGTCACGGCGGTGCGCCAACCCGGTGCTTCTCGCGGCGGCCGACGAGATCGACCTCCGCCTGGCGTTCTCGTTCCTCGCCCTCGAGATCCCCGTCGATCGGGTCGCGGTCGGCCGGTGCTCTCGGGGTGCGGTGGCCGCCGCCGAACAGCGAGACCCCGAGCTCTTCGTCGAGACGATGCACGACTTCCTCTCGTCGTGCGAGAGCGGTGTCGTCCGCGCCGATTAG
- a CDS encoding GntR family transcriptional regulator, with translation MPVPPPTTPLADPAVQRRLRKDEVFDQMLRAILDGTLHPGERLRDSDLQRWLGVSRTPIRLAIDRLAEMRLVEVRANSSTRVSPARPDRIPQTIEVMCGLWALAARRAIVRLEPALAADCAGRLRRAAAACRRPARTPVDAVEEMRDALYFFSVHAGNELLPQLVVKLGADLRFQLSLPGAGVDVGRFALTFDELAVAVEQGDGALAERVFDRVRRTTLGAAA, from the coding sequence ATGCCCGTCCCTCCTCCGACCACCCCCCTGGCCGATCCGGCGGTCCAGCGCCGTCTGCGCAAAGACGAGGTCTTCGACCAGATGCTCCGCGCCATCCTCGACGGCACGCTGCATCCCGGCGAGAGGCTGCGCGACAGCGACCTCCAGCGCTGGCTCGGAGTCTCGCGCACGCCGATCCGACTCGCGATCGATCGGCTGGCCGAGATGCGCCTCGTCGAGGTGCGCGCGAACAGCTCGACCCGTGTGAGCCCCGCGCGGCCGGACCGCATCCCGCAGACCATCGAGGTGATGTGCGGCCTGTGGGCTCTTGCCGCGCGGCGCGCGATCGTGCGGCTCGAACCGGCGCTGGCAGCCGACTGCGCCGGGCGGCTCCGACGAGCGGCCGCCGCCTGCCGTCGACCCGCCCGCACGCCGGTCGACGCGGTGGAGGAGATGCGCGACGCCCTCTACTTCTTCAGCGTGCACGCTGGCAACGAGCTGCTGCCGCAGCTGGTCGTCAAGCTGGGCGCCGACCTCCGCTTCCAGCTGTCACTGCCCGGGGCCGGGGTCGACGTCGGCCGGTTCGCCCTGACCTTCGACGAGCTCGCCGTGGCCGTCGAGCAGGGCGACGGGGCCCTCGCCGAGCGAGTCTTCGACCGAGTGCGCCGCACCACCCTCGGGGCCGCCGCGTGA
- a CDS encoding rhodanese-related sulfurtransferase, translating into MATPKILLYYVFTPLPDPEAIRLWQRDLCQALGLRGRILISKDGINGTVGGDIRDVKRYLKSTREYPAFRDLDVKWSDGRGGDFPKLSVKVRDEIVSFGAPDELRVDEHGVVGGGTKLSPDELHSLVAQKGVAFFDGRNEFEARIGRFHDAIVPEVANTRDFVAELDSGRYDHLKDQPVVTYCTGGVRCEVLSSLMIDRGFSEVYQLDGGIARYGEQFGDDGLWEGSLYVFDRRGSVSFSDHAAVLGRCVVCGSATSDMQNCRDPQCREQLVVCASCAPDSPLCAPHAAAA; encoded by the coding sequence GTGGCGACCCCCAAGATCCTCCTGTACTACGTCTTCACGCCTCTGCCCGACCCCGAGGCCATTCGTCTCTGGCAGCGCGACCTCTGCCAGGCGCTGGGGCTGCGGGGTCGCATCCTGATCTCGAAAGACGGCATCAACGGCACGGTCGGGGGCGACATCCGCGATGTGAAGCGCTATCTCAAGTCGACCCGCGAGTACCCCGCGTTCCGCGACCTGGACGTCAAGTGGAGCGACGGCCGCGGCGGCGACTTCCCGAAGTTGAGCGTGAAGGTGCGCGACGAGATCGTCAGCTTCGGCGCCCCCGACGAACTGCGCGTCGACGAGCACGGCGTCGTCGGCGGCGGCACGAAGCTCAGCCCCGACGAACTGCATTCGCTGGTGGCGCAGAAGGGCGTCGCGTTCTTCGACGGCCGCAACGAGTTCGAGGCCAGGATCGGGCGCTTCCATGACGCGATCGTGCCCGAGGTGGCGAACACCCGTGACTTCGTGGCCGAGCTCGACTCCGGCCGCTACGACCACCTGAAGGATCAGCCGGTGGTGACGTACTGCACCGGCGGCGTGCGCTGCGAGGTGCTGAGCTCGCTCATGATCGACCGAGGTTTCAGCGAGGTCTACCAGCTCGACGGCGGCATCGCGCGCTACGGCGAGCAGTTCGGCGACGACGGGCTCTGGGAGGGATCGCTGTACGTCTTCGACAGGCGGGGCTCGGTGTCGTTCAGCGACCACGCCGCGGTGCTGGGCCGCTGCGTGGTGTGCGGTTCGGCGACGAGCGACATGCAGAACTGCAGAGACCCGCAGTGCCGCGAGCAGCTCGTCGTCTGCGCCTCCTGCGCTCCCGACAGCCCCCTGTGTGCCCCGCACGCCGCTGCGGCGTAG
- a CDS encoding pyridoxamine 5'-phosphate oxidase family protein: MTTDKATPEELKTVADVLDKARIGLLATVDEGGHLVSRPLAIVDRDFDGAVYFFVQKDSHKVHDIESEPEVNVGVETSKGWLSISGTATLSQDRATIDELWNTGAEAWFDQGRDDPQVALLKVDAHTVESWTSTEPKAVTLFKYAKAAALGGHPENVGDNETIAL; the protein is encoded by the coding sequence ATGACTACCGACAAAGCGACACCCGAAGAGCTCAAGACCGTGGCCGACGTGCTCGACAAGGCGCGCATCGGCCTCCTCGCCACCGTCGACGAAGGCGGCCACCTCGTCAGCCGGCCGCTGGCCATCGTCGACCGCGACTTCGACGGCGCCGTCTACTTCTTCGTGCAGAAAGACAGCCACAAGGTGCACGACATCGAATCCGAGCCCGAGGTCAACGTCGGCGTCGAGACCTCGAAGGGCTGGTTGTCGATCTCGGGCACCGCGACCCTGTCGCAGGATCGCGCGACCATCGACGAGCTGTGGAACACCGGTGCCGAAGCCTGGTTCGACCAGGGCCGCGACGACCCGCAGGTCGCCCTGCTGAAGGTCGACGCCCACACCGTCGAATCCTGGACCAGCACCGAGCCGAAGGCCGTGACGCTCTTCAAATACGCCAAGGCCGCGGCGCTCGGCGGCCACCCCGAGAACGTTGGCGACAACGAGACGATCGCCCTCTAG
- a CDS encoding MarR family winged helix-turn-helix transcriptional regulator — MADQLTEDDWAVWDAFYSMRRRLDRALELRLQAESGVSAPEYEILAGLGRSADRRLRVRDIAEQIGWEKSRVSHQVTRMEKRGLVQRTDCDLDARGTWVELTPEGRRAMLASSRGHNEAIKRYFVDALGSEADADAVRSFAERVLTAIGEDAHPGD; from the coding sequence ATGGCCGACCAGCTCACGGAAGACGACTGGGCCGTGTGGGATGCCTTCTACTCCATGCGGCGACGACTGGATCGTGCCCTCGAGCTGAGACTTCAGGCAGAGTCGGGCGTGTCCGCGCCCGAGTACGAGATCCTCGCCGGGCTCGGCCGCAGCGCCGACCGCCGGCTGCGTGTGCGAGACATCGCCGAGCAGATCGGCTGGGAGAAGAGCCGCGTCAGCCACCAGGTCACGCGCATGGAAAAGCGCGGCCTGGTGCAGCGTACCGACTGCGACCTCGACGCGCGCGGCACCTGGGTCGAACTGACGCCGGAGGGCCGACGCGCGATGCTCGCGTCGAGCCGCGGGCACAACGAGGCCATCAAACGCTACTTCGTCGACGCCCTCGGCTCGGAGGCCGATGCCGATGCCGTCCGCTCGTTCGCCGAGCGCGTCCTCACCGCCATCGGCGAGGACGCGCACCCCGGCGACTAA
- a CDS encoding bifunctional proline dehydrogenase/L-glutamate gamma-semialdehyde dehydrogenase, whose translation MSDVRPADLAQESVETVRRWLSATTGARVDPSAARLAGVLQDAKGLDFTLGFVDRVVRPEDLLVAARSLEELSHSIPRFLPWYLRAAIATGGGLATGAPRTIVPMARRALRRMVEHLIVDATPNRLGASLEKLRSDGSRLNLNLLGEAVLGEAESDRRLEGTRALLARDDVDYVSIKASAVASQLSLWAFEETSDRLVERLLPLYELAAAAPTTKFINLDMEEYHDLDLTIDVFTRILDTPEMLALEAGIVLQAYLPDALGALQLLTEWSRARLARGGAPVKVRIVKGANLAMERVDATVHGWPLATWSSKVETDTNYLRMLDWALQPENAAAVKIGVAGHNLFDVAYAWNLAKQRMVTNRVDFEMLLGMATAQAQAVRADVGGLLLYTPVVHPREFDSAISYLVRRLEENASPENFLSGAFELGKDPAVFEREKSRFLASLDAFENRDDDVAPGPNRTQDRTRGYDLDMHSGFVNEPDTDAALEANRGWARKILDRAATSELGIDTIEAAWVDDAGRLEEIVAGVTEAGVKWGRQDGATRAELLELVAAGLAAGRADLIEVMASETGKTIAEGDPEVSEAIDFARYYAEQARELDTIRDARPLPPRLTVVAPPWNFPASIPVGGVLGALAAGSGVILKPAPQAHRTAAVLADILWRAGVPRSLLALVDLDEGDLGRELIAHPAVDRVILIGSFDTAAAFRSWRTDLPLFAETSGKNSVIVTPSADLDLAVADVVASAFGHAGQKCSAASLVILVGSVGESERFRRQLIDAVESIRVGYPDVATTRMGPLIDPPAGKLERGLTVLGEGETWWLKPGALDETDVLWSPGVRDGVRAGSEFHTTEYFGPILGVMRAETLEQAIEWQNAVEYGLTAGLQSLDAREIALWVSRVQAGNLYINRSTTGAVVRRQPFGGWKRSSVGTGAKAGGPNYVASLTSWARVEHEPAASLQLDGVPELGVKIIESTRSVLTFGEFDFVRAASASDHRAWLARFASPVDPSALGVERNVFRHLPHPVTIRLSNDGVMADLIRVIAAGARAGSRLNVSTATPLPAQLVQLLRAADSPVHVDDITVESDGLWLARAAAGLLQGEVETPPEDDLSLIERATQDTGALTLGLQNTVALDRAALLQSDPGAHLEGPGAVSYRDLRIRLIGGAASALAAAVGGSCDVAIYSDQVTESGRVELLPFLSEQAISMTAHRFGNPVADLTALRF comes from the coding sequence ATGTCCGACGTGCGCCCCGCTGACCTCGCCCAGGAGTCCGTCGAGACGGTGCGCCGGTGGTTGTCGGCGACGACGGGTGCCCGCGTCGACCCCTCTGCGGCCCGCCTCGCGGGGGTGCTGCAGGATGCCAAGGGGCTCGACTTCACACTCGGTTTCGTCGACCGGGTGGTGCGCCCCGAAGACCTGCTCGTCGCTGCGCGCAGCCTCGAAGAGCTGAGCCATTCGATCCCGAGGTTCCTGCCCTGGTATCTCCGGGCCGCGATCGCCACCGGCGGCGGGCTGGCGACCGGGGCGCCTCGCACCATCGTGCCGATGGCCCGCCGAGCCCTCCGCCGCATGGTCGAGCACCTCATCGTCGACGCGACGCCGAACCGCCTCGGCGCCAGCCTCGAGAAGCTGCGGAGCGACGGCTCGCGCCTCAACCTCAACCTCCTCGGCGAGGCGGTGCTCGGCGAGGCCGAGTCCGACCGCCGGCTCGAAGGCACGCGCGCGCTGCTCGCCCGTGACGACGTCGACTACGTCTCGATCAAGGCGAGCGCCGTCGCCAGTCAGTTGTCGCTGTGGGCGTTCGAAGAGACGAGCGACCGCCTCGTCGAGAGGCTGTTGCCGTTGTACGAGCTGGCCGCGGCCGCGCCGACGACGAAGTTCATCAACCTCGACATGGAGGAGTACCACGACCTCGACCTGACCATCGACGTCTTCACTCGCATCCTGGACACCCCCGAGATGCTCGCGCTCGAGGCCGGGATCGTGCTGCAGGCCTATCTGCCCGACGCGCTCGGCGCCCTGCAGCTGCTCACCGAGTGGTCCAGGGCCCGCCTCGCCCGGGGCGGCGCGCCGGTCAAGGTCCGCATCGTGAAGGGCGCCAACCTCGCGATGGAGCGGGTCGACGCCACCGTGCACGGCTGGCCCCTCGCCACCTGGTCGTCGAAGGTCGAGACCGACACCAACTACCTGCGCATGCTCGACTGGGCGCTCCAGCCGGAGAACGCCGCAGCAGTCAAGATCGGGGTCGCCGGGCACAACCTCTTCGACGTCGCCTACGCGTGGAACCTCGCCAAGCAGCGCATGGTCACCAACCGGGTCGACTTCGAGATGCTGCTCGGCATGGCGACAGCGCAAGCTCAGGCCGTGCGCGCCGACGTCGGCGGGCTGCTGCTCTACACGCCCGTGGTTCACCCACGCGAGTTCGACTCGGCCATCAGCTATCTCGTGCGCCGTCTCGAAGAGAACGCCAGCCCCGAGAACTTCCTGTCCGGGGCGTTCGAGCTCGGCAAAGACCCTGCGGTCTTCGAGCGCGAGAAGTCACGCTTCCTGGCCTCGCTCGACGCGTTCGAGAACCGCGACGACGACGTGGCACCGGGCCCGAATCGGACGCAGGATCGCACCCGGGGCTACGACCTCGACATGCACTCGGGTTTCGTCAACGAGCCCGACACCGACGCGGCGCTCGAGGCCAATCGGGGCTGGGCGCGCAAGATCCTGGATCGCGCGGCGACGAGCGAGCTCGGCATCGACACCATCGAGGCCGCTTGGGTCGACGACGCCGGGCGGCTCGAAGAGATCGTCGCCGGCGTCACCGAGGCCGGTGTCAAGTGGGGGCGCCAGGACGGCGCCACTCGCGCCGAGCTGCTCGAACTGGTCGCGGCGGGGCTCGCAGCGGGCCGCGCCGACCTCATCGAGGTCATGGCGAGCGAGACGGGCAAGACCATCGCCGAAGGCGACCCCGAGGTCAGCGAGGCGATCGACTTCGCGCGGTACTACGCCGAGCAGGCCCGCGAGCTCGACACGATCCGCGACGCACGACCGCTGCCGCCGCGGCTGACGGTCGTCGCCCCGCCGTGGAACTTCCCCGCCTCCATCCCCGTGGGCGGTGTGCTCGGCGCGCTCGCGGCCGGCAGCGGCGTCATCCTGAAGCCGGCGCCGCAGGCCCATCGCACCGCCGCGGTGCTCGCCGACATCCTCTGGCGGGCCGGAGTGCCACGGTCGCTGCTCGCCCTGGTCGACCTCGACGAGGGCGACCTGGGGCGCGAGCTGATCGCCCACCCCGCCGTCGATCGCGTGATCCTGATCGGCTCGTTCGACACTGCTGCCGCCTTCCGATCGTGGCGCACCGATCTGCCGCTGTTCGCCGAGACGAGCGGCAAGAACTCCGTGATCGTGACGCCGTCGGCCGACCTCGACCTCGCGGTGGCCGATGTCGTGGCCAGCGCCTTCGGGCACGCGGGGCAGAAGTGCTCGGCCGCGTCTCTCGTGATCCTGGTGGGATCGGTCGGTGAGAGCGAGCGCTTCAGGCGGCAGCTGATCGACGCCGTCGAGAGCATCCGTGTCGGCTACCCCGACGTGGCGACGACGCGCATGGGCCCGCTGATCGACCCGCCCGCCGGCAAGCTCGAACGCGGGTTGACGGTGCTCGGCGAGGGCGAGACGTGGTGGCTGAAGCCGGGGGCTCTCGACGAGACCGACGTGCTGTGGAGCCCCGGGGTTCGGGACGGCGTGCGCGCAGGGTCGGAGTTCCACACCACCGAGTACTTCGGCCCGATCCTCGGCGTGATGCGCGCCGAGACCCTCGAGCAGGCGATCGAGTGGCAGAACGCTGTCGAGTACGGCCTCACTGCGGGGCTGCAGAGCCTCGACGCGCGCGAGATCGCGCTCTGGGTGTCTCGAGTACAGGCCGGCAACCTCTACATCAACCGGTCGACGACGGGTGCGGTCGTCCGTCGCCAGCCCTTCGGCGGCTGGAAGCGCTCGTCGGTCGGCACCGGCGCCAAGGCCGGCGGCCCGAACTACGTCGCGTCGCTGACGTCGTGGGCGCGTGTCGAGCACGAGCCCGCCGCGTCGCTGCAGCTCGACGGCGTACCCGAACTGGGCGTCAAGATCATCGAGTCGACCCGGTCGGTGCTGACCTTCGGCGAGTTCGACTTCGTGCGCGCCGCAAGCGCGAGCGACCATCGGGCCTGGCTTGCGCGGTTCGCGTCGCCCGTCGACCCGTCGGCACTCGGGGTCGAGCGCAATGTCTTCCGCCACCTGCCGCACCCCGTCACGATCCGGCTGTCGAACGACGGCGTGATGGCCGACCTCATCCGGGTGATCGCGGCCGGAGCCCGCGCGGGTTCGCGACTGAACGTGAGCACGGCGACGCCCCTGCCTGCCCAACTCGTGCAGTTGCTGCGGGCCGCCGACAGCCCCGTGCACGTCGACGACATCACGGTCGAGAGCGACGGGCTCTGGCTCGCCCGGGCGGCCGCCGGCCTCCTGCAGGGCGAGGTCGAGACGCCGCCCGAAGACGACCTCTCACTGATCGAACGCGCGACGCAAGACACGGGTGCCCTGACCCTGGGCCTCCAGAACACCGTCGCCCTCGATCGCGCGGCGCTGCTGCAGTCCGACCCCGGCGCGCATCTCGAGGGGCCTGGGGCGGTCTCGTACCGCGACCTGCGCATCCGTCTCATCGGCGGGGCGGCTTCGGCCCTCGCGGCGGCGGTGGGCGGAAGCTGCGACGTGGCGATCTACTCCGACCAGGTCACCGAGTCGGGGCGCGTCGAGCTGCTGCCCTTCCTCTCCGAGCAGGCCATCTCGATGACGGCGCACCGCTTCGGCAACCCGGTCGCCGATCTCACCGCGCTCCGCTTCTGA
- a CDS encoding Lrp/AsnC family transcriptional regulator has protein sequence MDNLDFSIIDLLRQNARAGYGDIGGVVGLSASAVKRRVDRMVSDGVIRGFTVQVDPAVDGLATEAYVELFCRGTVSPAELQRILSTVPEVVDAGTVTGSADAIVHMRSRDIPSLEGALERVRNAPNVDHTRSAIVLSKLINRQPA, from the coding sequence GTGGACAACCTCGACTTCAGCATCATCGATCTCCTCCGACAGAACGCCCGGGCCGGCTACGGCGACATCGGAGGCGTCGTCGGCCTCAGCGCCTCGGCCGTCAAACGTCGCGTCGACCGGATGGTGTCGGACGGCGTCATCCGCGGGTTCACGGTGCAGGTCGACCCCGCCGTCGACGGTCTCGCGACAGAAGCATACGTCGAGCTGTTCTGCCGCGGCACCGTGTCGCCGGCCGAATTGCAGCGCATCCTGAGCACCGTGCCGGAGGTCGTCGACGCAGGCACGGTCACCGGCAGTGCCGACGCGATCGTGCACATGCGCAGCCGCGACATCCCGAGCCTGGAGGGCGCCCTCGAGCGCGTACGCAACGCCCCGAACGTCGACCACACCCGCAGCGCGATCGTCCTCTCGAAGCTGATCAACCGCCAGCCCGCTTAG
- the ddaH gene encoding dimethylargininase: protein MCKPAFFTVSYRINPWMHPDDPTDTSRAVAQWQTLYDTYLSLGYDVELIDPIDGLPDMVYSANGGFVLDGKAYGASFTYPERQPEGPAYMEWFGANGYEVHVPEQINEGEGDFLLVGDVILAGTGFRSDSTSHEELASIFGRDVITLKLINPSFYHLDTAIAVLDPVPVDGHSNIAYLESAFDEPSLAILRQRYPDAIIVSEEDAAILGLNSYSDGYNIVIAARATGFEKQLRERGYNPIGVDLSELLLGGGGVKCCTLELRR, encoded by the coding sequence ATGTGCAAGCCCGCCTTCTTCACGGTCAGCTATCGGATCAACCCGTGGATGCACCCCGACGACCCCACCGACACGTCGAGGGCGGTCGCCCAGTGGCAGACGCTCTACGACACCTATCTCTCGCTCGGCTACGACGTCGAGCTGATCGACCCGATCGACGGTCTGCCCGATATGGTCTACTCGGCCAACGGCGGCTTCGTGCTCGACGGCAAGGCGTACGGCGCCAGCTTCACCTACCCCGAGCGCCAACCCGAGGGGCCGGCCTACATGGAGTGGTTCGGCGCCAACGGCTACGAGGTGCACGTGCCCGAGCAGATCAACGAGGGCGAGGGCGATTTCCTCCTCGTCGGCGATGTCATCCTGGCCGGCACCGGATTCCGCAGCGACTCGACCTCGCACGAAGAGCTCGCCTCGATCTTCGGTCGCGACGTGATCACGCTGAAGTTGATCAACCCGAGCTTCTACCACCTCGACACCGCGATCGCCGTGCTCGACCCCGTGCCGGTCGACGGCCACTCCAACATCGCCTACCTCGAGAGCGCATTCGACGAGCCCTCCCTCGCGATCCTGCGCCAGCGCTACCCTGACGCGATCATCGTGAGCGAAGAGGATGCCGCGATCCTGGGCCTCAACTCGTACAGCGACGGCTACAACATCGTGATCGCCGCCCGGGCCACCGGCTTCGAAAAGCAGCTGCGCGAGCGCGGCTACAACCCGATCGGCGTGGACCTCTCCGAGCTGCTGCTGGGCGGCGGCGGCGTGAAGTGCTGCACCCTCGAGCTGCGGCGATGA